One Megachile rotundata isolate GNS110a chromosome 5, iyMegRotu1, whole genome shotgun sequence genomic region harbors:
- the LOC100880979 gene encoding uncharacterized protein LOC100880979 isoform X1, whose protein sequence is MASSALTEKINKIRQLNEEIKRRHEEVEEDKKNAAKQNALVQMVPSTDWPERKEPPEFTNSPKTKQKPTKERHEYVPQSHSGEGRKIHSFAQGEGPPPDPKYNFLADSEREEPTEYTKETVGNRFNNKGLRGSFRKKIGGRENVEKQDNKFNKGNYKGESQSGYDAWRAERNRIDEDRISRQRTAEGNWLREWDNDKFTTHNRNDEYERDPNREHASTQYYSDRLQNTALPRFSNVRKKYKDSGRKYDNNNEHVNYNQGGNHRPYRGSAKNVHGNHDNRSHTTYNQHRNNAPTTVKRSESPTSEERTVIATDKSIKVTLNQSSAIKGPVMSIKVNSPSIAGTGRVGPRQRTRVTYSHSDVDTPTTENESFFRQKSFEDKSKGSFFNNQKFSNIKRSHSQKKKDSDSRPLYYQRKEGKREDDTNFHKYHDNEFRSYPQKDQQRTYTPKSPKPMKGNTRIIKHDASNVNVTQKSSVTDETNVENDVKTEKSDSLEVTELEHTEVHTIESSEMDAENKIANDIVLKNESEETCAGFSSETESLEHVDKEGLKKLDLNNENNGAEVVNNITQDLQENNNTSSETSNAQSKDVVGANENDEIVKSEEILPTKDDQQLLEQAENTVCKDSENEISLQETVEVATNNSVSPSETTTQSVIEVNDQSVCNNELVQYQAEKTNENDESSDTISRDITVKKEINVEDISNTNINTVEQEKEKDKDIINEKAEDAGGL, encoded by the exons ATGGCTTCGAGTGCACTTACAGAAAAGATCAATAAAATTCGACAATTGAATGAGGAAATTAAAAGAAGACATGag GAAGTAGAAGAAGATAAAAAAAATGCAGCTAAACAAAATGCTTTAGTGCAAATGGTACCATCAACAGATTGGCCAGAGAGGAAAGAACCACCAGAATTTACCAACTCACCTAAAACCAAACAAAAGCCAACCAAAGAAAGACATGAATATGTACCGCAGTCTCATTCTGGTGAAGGAAGGAAAATACATTCTTTTGCCCAA ggTGAAGGACCACCACCAGATCCTAAATACAACTTTTTAGCAGATTCTGAGCGAGAAGAACCTACTGAATACACAAAAGAAACTGTTGGAAATAGATTTAATAATAAAGGATTAAGAGGCAGTTTCAGGAAAAAGATTGGTGGAAGAGAAAATGTAGAGAAG CAggataataaattcaataaggGAAACTACAAAGGTGAATCACAGTCAGGATATGATGCTTGGAGAGCAGAAAGAAATCGAATTGACGAAGATCGTATTAGTAGACAAAGAACAGCAGAAGGCAACTGGCTTAGAGAATGGGATAATGAtaaa TTCACAACACATAATAGAAATGATGAGTATGAGAGAGATCCAAATAGAGAGCATGCATCTACACAGTACTACTCTGACAGGCTGCAGAATACAGCACTGCCTAGATTCTCCAATGTCAggaaaaaatataaagattcCGGCAGGAAATATGATAATA ACAACGAGCATGTTAATTACAATCAAGGTGGAAATCATCGCCCTTACCGTGGTTCAGCAAAAAATGTTCATGGCAATCATGACAATCGGTCTCATACTACATACAATCAGCATAGAAATAATGCACCTACAACTGTGAAAAGGTCTGAATCTCCAACTTCTGAAGAAAGAACTGTTATTGCAACTGATAAAAGTATTAAAGTGACACTAAATCAGAGCAGTGCAATAAAAGGACCAGTTATGAGTATTAAAG TGAATTCTCCAAGCATAGCTGGCACAGGTAGAGTTGGACCACGCCAAAGAACTCGTGTCACATATAGTCATTCAGATGTTGATACACCTACAACTGAAAATGAATCATTCTTTCGTCAAAAATCATTTGAAGACAAATCAAAAGGAAGTTTCTTCAATAATCAAAAGTTTTCTAACATAAAGAGATCTCATTCACAAAAGAAGAAAGACAGTGATTCTAGGCCTTTGTACTATCAAAGAAAAGAAGGCAAAAGGGAGGACGATACAAATTTTCACAAATATCACGATAATGAATTTAGATCTTATCCACAGAAAGACCAGCAAAGAACATATACTCCTAAATCGCCAAAACCGATGAAAGGAAATACGAGAATAATAAAACACGATGCTTCAAATGTGAATGTTACACAGAAAAGTTCGGTTACTGATGAAACAAATGTTGAAAATGACGTTAAAACAGAAAAGTCAGATTCACTTGAGGTAACTGAACTTGAGCATACAGAAGTACATACTATAGAAAGTAGCGAAATGGATGCTGAAAATAAGATTGCAAATGATATAGTATTGAAAAATGAATCAGAAGAAACTTGCGCGGGTTTTTCATCAGAAACAGAAAGTCTCGAACATGTTGATAAAGAGGGTTTGAAAAAACTtgatttaaataatgaaaacaaTGGTGCAGAAGTTGTAAATAACATAACACAGGAtctacaagaaaataataatacgtCTTCCGAAACAAGTAATGCTCAATCTAAAGATGTAGTAGGTGCGAATGAAAATGATGAAATCGTTAAATCAGAAGAAATTCTTCCAACTAAAGATGATCAGCAACTGTTGGAACAAGCGGAAAATACTGTTTGCAAGGATtctgaaaatgaaatttctttgCAAGAAACTGTAGAAGTAGCAACCAACAATTCTGTATCTCCATCGGAGACTACAACACAATCTGTGATAGAAGTTAATGATCAATCAGTATGTAATAATGAACTGGTACAGTATCAAGCcgaaaaaacaaatgaaaacgATGAATCATCCGATACAATTTCAAGAGATATTACAGTTAAGAAAGAGATAAATGTAGAGGATATAAGTAATACCAATATAAATACTGTAGAgcaggaaaaagaaaaagataaagACATCATTAACGAAAAGGCGGAAGATGCAGGGGggttataa
- the LOC100880979 gene encoding uncharacterized protein LOC100880979 isoform X2: MASSALTEKINKIRQLNEEIKRRHEEVEEDKKNAAKQNALVQMVPSTDWPERKEPPEFTNSPKTKQKPTKERHEYVPQSHSGEGRKIHSFAQGEGPPPDPKYNFLADSEREEPTEYTKETVGNRFNNKGLRGSFRKKIGGRENVEKDNKFNKGNYKGESQSGYDAWRAERNRIDEDRISRQRTAEGNWLREWDNDKFTTHNRNDEYERDPNREHASTQYYSDRLQNTALPRFSNVRKKYKDSGRKYDNNNEHVNYNQGGNHRPYRGSAKNVHGNHDNRSHTTYNQHRNNAPTTVKRSESPTSEERTVIATDKSIKVTLNQSSAIKGPVMSIKVNSPSIAGTGRVGPRQRTRVTYSHSDVDTPTTENESFFRQKSFEDKSKGSFFNNQKFSNIKRSHSQKKKDSDSRPLYYQRKEGKREDDTNFHKYHDNEFRSYPQKDQQRTYTPKSPKPMKGNTRIIKHDASNVNVTQKSSVTDETNVENDVKTEKSDSLEVTELEHTEVHTIESSEMDAENKIANDIVLKNESEETCAGFSSETESLEHVDKEGLKKLDLNNENNGAEVVNNITQDLQENNNTSSETSNAQSKDVVGANENDEIVKSEEILPTKDDQQLLEQAENTVCKDSENEISLQETVEVATNNSVSPSETTTQSVIEVNDQSVCNNELVQYQAEKTNENDESSDTISRDITVKKEINVEDISNTNINTVEQEKEKDKDIINEKAEDAGGL, translated from the exons ATGGCTTCGAGTGCACTTACAGAAAAGATCAATAAAATTCGACAATTGAATGAGGAAATTAAAAGAAGACATGag GAAGTAGAAGAAGATAAAAAAAATGCAGCTAAACAAAATGCTTTAGTGCAAATGGTACCATCAACAGATTGGCCAGAGAGGAAAGAACCACCAGAATTTACCAACTCACCTAAAACCAAACAAAAGCCAACCAAAGAAAGACATGAATATGTACCGCAGTCTCATTCTGGTGAAGGAAGGAAAATACATTCTTTTGCCCAA ggTGAAGGACCACCACCAGATCCTAAATACAACTTTTTAGCAGATTCTGAGCGAGAAGAACCTACTGAATACACAAAAGAAACTGTTGGAAATAGATTTAATAATAAAGGATTAAGAGGCAGTTTCAGGAAAAAGATTGGTGGAAGAGAAAATGTAGAGAAG gataataaattcaataaggGAAACTACAAAGGTGAATCACAGTCAGGATATGATGCTTGGAGAGCAGAAAGAAATCGAATTGACGAAGATCGTATTAGTAGACAAAGAACAGCAGAAGGCAACTGGCTTAGAGAATGGGATAATGAtaaa TTCACAACACATAATAGAAATGATGAGTATGAGAGAGATCCAAATAGAGAGCATGCATCTACACAGTACTACTCTGACAGGCTGCAGAATACAGCACTGCCTAGATTCTCCAATGTCAggaaaaaatataaagattcCGGCAGGAAATATGATAATA ACAACGAGCATGTTAATTACAATCAAGGTGGAAATCATCGCCCTTACCGTGGTTCAGCAAAAAATGTTCATGGCAATCATGACAATCGGTCTCATACTACATACAATCAGCATAGAAATAATGCACCTACAACTGTGAAAAGGTCTGAATCTCCAACTTCTGAAGAAAGAACTGTTATTGCAACTGATAAAAGTATTAAAGTGACACTAAATCAGAGCAGTGCAATAAAAGGACCAGTTATGAGTATTAAAG TGAATTCTCCAAGCATAGCTGGCACAGGTAGAGTTGGACCACGCCAAAGAACTCGTGTCACATATAGTCATTCAGATGTTGATACACCTACAACTGAAAATGAATCATTCTTTCGTCAAAAATCATTTGAAGACAAATCAAAAGGAAGTTTCTTCAATAATCAAAAGTTTTCTAACATAAAGAGATCTCATTCACAAAAGAAGAAAGACAGTGATTCTAGGCCTTTGTACTATCAAAGAAAAGAAGGCAAAAGGGAGGACGATACAAATTTTCACAAATATCACGATAATGAATTTAGATCTTATCCACAGAAAGACCAGCAAAGAACATATACTCCTAAATCGCCAAAACCGATGAAAGGAAATACGAGAATAATAAAACACGATGCTTCAAATGTGAATGTTACACAGAAAAGTTCGGTTACTGATGAAACAAATGTTGAAAATGACGTTAAAACAGAAAAGTCAGATTCACTTGAGGTAACTGAACTTGAGCATACAGAAGTACATACTATAGAAAGTAGCGAAATGGATGCTGAAAATAAGATTGCAAATGATATAGTATTGAAAAATGAATCAGAAGAAACTTGCGCGGGTTTTTCATCAGAAACAGAAAGTCTCGAACATGTTGATAAAGAGGGTTTGAAAAAACTtgatttaaataatgaaaacaaTGGTGCAGAAGTTGTAAATAACATAACACAGGAtctacaagaaaataataatacgtCTTCCGAAACAAGTAATGCTCAATCTAAAGATGTAGTAGGTGCGAATGAAAATGATGAAATCGTTAAATCAGAAGAAATTCTTCCAACTAAAGATGATCAGCAACTGTTGGAACAAGCGGAAAATACTGTTTGCAAGGATtctgaaaatgaaatttctttgCAAGAAACTGTAGAAGTAGCAACCAACAATTCTGTATCTCCATCGGAGACTACAACACAATCTGTGATAGAAGTTAATGATCAATCAGTATGTAATAATGAACTGGTACAGTATCAAGCcgaaaaaacaaatgaaaacgATGAATCATCCGATACAATTTCAAGAGATATTACAGTTAAGAAAGAGATAAATGTAGAGGATATAAGTAATACCAATATAAATACTGTAGAgcaggaaaaagaaaaagataaagACATCATTAACGAAAAGGCGGAAGATGCAGGGGggttataa